A region of the Verrucomicrobiota bacterium genome:
ATAGAAACCGTCGTGCTCTCAATCGGGGGCGGAGTCATCGGGGTAATGCTGGGCGTCCTGGTCCCGCTTTTAGTCTCTATGTCCACCGAGATGGTGACGATCATCACCCCCTGGTCAGTCGGTCTCGCTTTCGGAATATCAGGCCTCACGGGAATAGCCTTTGGAATTTATCCGGCCTCCCAGGCGGCGGAACTTGATCCGATTGAAGCGCTCCGGCACGAATAGTGTTTCGATTTACTTTCAAGACGCACTCCATTATAAATCACCGTTTTCAGTGATTGCACATGAGGGAAACTCATTGATATTTTTCAGACTTCAATCGTAACCTATTTTCGTCAGCAAGCTAACTCCTACAAAAAATATAAACCAAAATGGCAGGAGTCACCTTGGTGGCGAAATCGCCCAATAAGAGGATTTGTTAGTTATATGCCCCAAAAGTCGCAGCTTCCAAAAGTAAGTCGTTGGCTCACCAAACTTCAGGCCATTGGTTTCGGGTGCCTGCTTTTACTCTGCATCGAGGGGGGATTTCGGCTTTTAGGTTTTGGGGACAATACACTCGGCAATGATCCACTGGTAGGATTCAGTACTTTGGAGCCCCTGTTTGCTTTGGACCCAAACACAGAGAATTACCAAACACGCCGAGAAAGATATCCCTACTTCATTCAGGAACGTTTTCCTCAGAAAAAAGGTAAGGACTCATTTCGTATTTTCGCCTTCGGTGGTTCGACCGTCCAAGGCCGTCCCTACTCGATACAGACCGCCTTTCCGAAGTGGCTACAAATCAATCTCGAAACGGCATTTCCGGATAAAAACTTTGAAGTGATCAATTGCGGGGGGATTTCATACGCCAGCTATCGATTGGTTCCCATTATTGAAGAATGCCTCGATTATGAACCGGACCTTTTTATCCTATGCACCGGGCAAAACGAATTTCTTGAAGCCCGGACTTATGGTTCCATTAAAAGACTGGCCAAACCATTAGGTAGTTCAGTCAAAGTCATCAGTAAATTGGCAACCTACGAGGCAATGGATGGACTGTATCGTCGAATCAAAGGAACGGAACTCAGGGAAGATTCCGAAAAGAAACCTACCATGAAACGAGAGGTCGACGCCCTACTCGATTATCGCCGCGGATTGGAAGCCTACCACCGGGATCCCAAATGGCATTGGGGAGTCGTTACTCACTTTCAGGAAAATATCAGACGCATTGACAGTATCTCGCAAAAAGCAGGTGTGCCACTTGTGATCCTCAATCCTCCGGTCAATTTAAAGGATACCCCACCCTTCAAATCGGAACACCATAGCAACCTTAGCGATTCACAAAAAGAGGCATACCATGAATGGATAAAGCAGGCCAATGAGCATTACGAATCGGACCCACAAAAAGCCGCTCAATATTTAAAGTGGGCCATCGACCTGGATCCGGAATATGCCTTGGCTCATTACTCGCTCGGTCATTGTTACCTGGCACTACGTCAATTCGTCAGAGCCGAGAAAAGCTTTCAGACCGCCCTGATTGAGGATGTTTGCCCGCTTCGACTTCAACCTAACATGAGAAGTTTTGTAAACGACTTTTGCGACAAAAACCATATTCCGCACATCGACTTACAGGTCCTGCTCAAAGAACACACCAGCGAAGCCGTCATAGGCGGTGAAATTCTCGTTGATCACGTTCATCCGTCCATCCGCGGCCACCAGATAATCGCCGAGGCGACAGCTGAACTCCTTTTCGAAACACTGTTAATCGATCAAAAATCCAAAGACTGGGAAACCAACCGGGCAGAAGCGTATAAAGCTCATTTTGAAACGTTAGAGCCTCTCTATTATACCCACGGAAAACTTCGGCTGGAAAACCTTCTTCTTTGGACAAAGGGAGAAACAGAAGGTCCGGCCATAGAAATGCATAAGCCGATAAACTCCCAATAACTGTATAGATATTTTAAGAGCCTGCTTCTGTCCAAGCCAGGCCACCCGAATGAAATCCGGATCTCAATCATCCATGCTTCAGTTGAGCCGCTGGCTTGCGAGACTTCAGGCGATTGGTTTTGGTTTCCTGCTCCTTTTCCTGGTTGAGCTCACTTGCCGTTTTTTTGGTTTCGGACAAAAGGATGCGGGGAACGATCCCTTTGTCGGTTTCAGCGCGCTTGAACCGCTGTTTGCTCTCAATCCGCTAAACAACCGCTACGAGCTGCGGCCCGAGCGGAGTGTGTATTTAATCAACGACGGATTTCACCGTTACAAAGATTCGGATACCTTTCGTATTTTCGTGCTGGGAGGCTCCACGGTGCAAGGGCGACCCTACGCTATCCAGACGGCTTTTCCAAAGTGGCTGGAAATAAACCTCGGACTCGCTTTCCCGGGTCGTAAATTCGAAGCAGTTAATTGCGGCGGCATCTCCTACGCCAGTTACCGGTTGATTCCTATCATGGAGGAATGCCTGGCCTACGACCCCGACCTGTTTATCGTTTGCACTGGGCAAAACGAGTTTCTCGAAGCGAGGACTTATGGTTCCCTGAAACAGATTGCTCAACAGCTGGGAGGCCCTGTGAAAGTGGTGCGAAACCTGGCTACTTATCAGGCAATGGACACCTGGTACCGTCGAATGAAGGGACCGGGCATGGACTATCAATCCCTGAAAAAGCCCACCATGAAAATGGAGGTCGACGCGTTACTGG
Encoded here:
- a CDS encoding tetratricopeptide repeat protein, whose product is MPQKSQLPKVSRWLTKLQAIGFGCLLLLCIEGGFRLLGFGDNTLGNDPLVGFSTLEPLFALDPNTENYQTRRERYPYFIQERFPQKKGKDSFRIFAFGGSTVQGRPYSIQTAFPKWLQINLETAFPDKNFEVINCGGISYASYRLVPIIEECLDYEPDLFILCTGQNEFLEARTYGSIKRLAKPLGSSVKVISKLATYEAMDGLYRRIKGTELREDSEKKPTMKREVDALLDYRRGLEAYHRDPKWHWGVVTHFQENIRRIDSISQKAGVPLVILNPPVNLKDTPPFKSEHHSNLSDSQKEAYHEWIKQANEHYESDPQKAAQYLKWAIDLDPEYALAHYSLGHCYLALRQFVRAEKSFQTALIEDVCPLRLQPNMRSFVNDFCDKNHIPHIDLQVLLKEHTSEAVIGGEILVDHVHPSIRGHQIIAEATAELLFETLLIDQKSKDWETNRAEAYKAHFETLEPLYYTHGKLRLENLLLWTKGETEGPAIEMHKPINSQ